A DNA window from Flavisolibacter ginsenosidimutans contains the following coding sequences:
- a CDS encoding site-specific DNA-methyltransferase produces the protein MPKLKENGNLPLLGTLEKEELIKMVEDLQEEKRLREAFAHISETGSNDAALMWRGRNRFLAEQVQPVKIEIVPELSFPQKKGGEHRIIDGDNLAVMRSLLTDFRGGPKTGFDVIYMDPPYNTGSDTFAYNDNYNLSKAELEKLKKAVRYVEKGVSLDDPSKHTKWINHMAPRLWAARKLMKHTGVIIISIDEHELPRLWMLMEEMFGEKNRLATLIWERSRKNGASYISEGHEYMLMWARDKSALDLRMKAMAVTPAWENSKGKWRKRKDGADEILTAYAEAKILYGDDILKIQTALDDWFKALPKDHPARKNRFRKVDSKGVFNDDGDLGKPERNGARYDVIHPVTKKPVKQPAGGWRYPDPLDMKRLIDEGRISFKETHLGVPRLKKYLHEAETEVQTSVIQKVGQRAVEVIQQLGLGNIFENPKDHEMLAELFNLVTWRDPEAKIFDPYGGSGTTGHAVLAMNAEDGGRRRFVIVESGDPTNKKVPKSEYTNRITAERIRRVISGKWAENKAHPKLPGAFTFYSARKDIDRAMLMASDRENLADIILQIVEEDSNRQDCRMDGYEYLIGKTRMGYGIALVWEKGNVRGHKPLTKEIRSKIMAEAEKAGVTKPVYIYAVANVSPLNDKLYKFQQIPDSLLARLNLLEEEDEN, from the coding sequence ATGCCAAAACTTAAAGAGAACGGAAACTTGCCTTTGCTCGGAACATTGGAAAAGGAAGAGTTAATTAAAATGGTTGAGGACTTGCAGGAGGAGAAAAGGCTTCGTGAAGCATTTGCACATATTTCTGAAACAGGGTCGAACGATGCAGCTCTGATGTGGCGAGGAAGAAATCGATTTCTTGCCGAGCAGGTGCAGCCAGTTAAAATTGAGATTGTACCAGAACTGAGTTTCCCCCAAAAAAAAGGTGGGGAACATAGAATAATTGACGGTGATAATTTGGCTGTCATGCGTTCCCTGTTAACTGATTTTCGTGGAGGTCCAAAAACAGGTTTTGATGTAATTTATATGGACCCGCCATATAACACCGGTTCAGATACATTCGCCTATAATGATAATTACAATCTCTCCAAGGCAGAACTAGAAAAACTCAAAAAGGCCGTACGGTACGTTGAAAAGGGAGTGTCATTAGATGATCCTTCGAAACATACTAAGTGGATTAATCACATGGCTCCACGACTATGGGCAGCTAGAAAATTAATGAAGCATACTGGAGTTATCATCATAAGCATTGACGAACATGAACTACCTCGTTTGTGGATGCTTATGGAGGAAATGTTCGGTGAAAAAAATAGGCTCGCTACTCTTATCTGGGAACGATCTAGGAAAAACGGTGCTAGTTATATATCCGAAGGACATGAATATATGCTGATGTGGGCTCGTGATAAGTCCGCACTGGATTTGAGAATGAAGGCAATGGCGGTCACGCCTGCTTGGGAGAATTCTAAGGGCAAATGGCGAAAAAGGAAAGATGGTGCTGACGAAATATTAACTGCTTACGCAGAAGCAAAGATTCTATATGGAGATGACATACTGAAAATTCAAACTGCTCTCGATGATTGGTTTAAAGCATTGCCAAAAGACCATCCAGCTCGGAAGAATCGCTTTCGTAAAGTCGATTCAAAAGGGGTGTTTAATGATGATGGAGATTTGGGCAAACCGGAAAGAAATGGAGCTCGTTACGATGTAATCCATCCCGTTACAAAAAAGCCAGTCAAGCAACCTGCCGGCGGTTGGCGCTATCCAGACCCTTTAGATATGAAAAGATTAATTGACGAGGGTAGAATTTCGTTCAAAGAAACTCATCTTGGCGTTCCACGTCTTAAAAAGTATTTACACGAAGCAGAAACTGAGGTACAAACGAGTGTAATACAAAAAGTTGGACAACGAGCAGTTGAAGTAATTCAACAGCTAGGGCTTGGTAATATATTTGAAAATCCCAAGGATCACGAAATGCTTGCAGAACTATTTAATCTGGTAACCTGGCGTGATCCAGAGGCGAAAATATTTGATCCATATGGGGGGAGTGGTACTACTGGGCATGCAGTATTAGCTATGAATGCGGAGGATGGTGGCCGACGACGCTTCGTAATTGTGGAAAGTGGAGATCCAACAAATAAAAAAGTCCCTAAGTCAGAATACACCAATCGCATTACTGCGGAGCGTATTCGCCGAGTCATTAGCGGTAAATGGGCAGAAAATAAGGCGCATCCGAAACTTCCAGGTGCATTTACATTCTATTCAGCTAGAAAAGATATTGACAGGGCGATGTTGATGGCTTCAGATCGAGAGAATTTAGCCGATATAATTTTACAAATCGTAGAAGAAGATTCTAATCGTCAAGACTGTAGGATGGATGGGTATGAATACTTGATTGGGAAAACCAGAATGGGATATGGTATTGCTTTAGTTTGGGAAAAAGGAAATGTCAGGGGTCATAAGCCATTGACAAAAGAAATTCGGTCTAAGATTATGGCTGAGGCAGAAAAGGCAGGTGTCACCAAGCCGGTTTATATCTATGCAGTTGCGAACGTTTCCCCATTAAATGATAAACTTTATAAATTTCAACAAATTCCTGATTCCCTGTTGGCTAGATTAAATCTGCTAGAGGAAGAGGACGAAAATTAA
- a CDS encoding DEAD/DEAH box helicase — MQLTRDNLKAFQLKASGALTQMLSTFPAPPFRRVFDRNTGEVSPFLCRLKAITGSGKTPMLALTTGGLGDAIILWTTNRGAVISQTHTNLSAGGAYAQLLPSDTEVKILSTLTDADWDNVVNNPTGLTILLGTVALFNRDDESKEGLNLHKIRNGTSYWQMLASKGPDLRQRDLYVVYDEAHGTTNAQFNLLTELSPRAFILASASPLNADLQSLLPGDTIEEKEAALELQTVKVDTKEVVKEGLLKTRLYLVDCNTTRSYAVRESNDKWIELRKKLNKAAPNESPVWCGVVNSTLSGLEVWETLTQELHVDPTRIAVHLSGIDKNLAEANPNVNWNLLIDTHKQKKSPENLRAEGYTHIIWNLSLREGWDEPWAYVAYLDGVGKSTTDISQKIGRFLRQPNATPFQDGDLNSAYFYFNVPDEDFASLIEDTQSELEQEGYEVITVSSSSTRPKSSREVPVKKTVTIPIVAESFGEDIDRLDRILTNAVPHFHDEALKAPGKIQTRVIDMKRNREDGKLQKVEHRPENADIKVWRYLQDRLSAIDNRVAQKNNWAFSPFVKDNPKLKQKLQFGSEAMIQLSERLTTIQQKLNDEFRLEYEADEEYEVPSFTLVSPDFKTDDAVKRERYKVRKYKNALHAEYNGLNTFEVLVAEALDKLGLNWCRNPSRTGYGIPIPEIGAGTSTFYPDFLLWAKKCLWAIDPKGGHILTDAMRTKLLGVSGVDGMPVKIRVAFISSGTWILKDNRPTKNSDDGFTLMLNENVGFRARTFASLNELVGSLK, encoded by the coding sequence GTGCAATTAACAAGAGATAATTTAAAAGCTTTTCAACTAAAAGCATCTGGTGCACTAACCCAAATGCTTTCAACGTTTCCTGCGCCTCCATTTAGACGTGTTTTTGATAGAAATACAGGAGAAGTATCTCCATTTCTTTGTCGCTTAAAAGCGATTACTGGCTCTGGTAAAACTCCAATGTTAGCGCTTACTACAGGTGGGCTCGGAGATGCAATAATTCTTTGGACCACAAATAGAGGTGCTGTCATTTCGCAAACCCATACTAACCTTAGTGCCGGTGGGGCCTATGCTCAATTATTACCAAGTGATACCGAGGTTAAAATATTATCTACATTAACAGACGCAGACTGGGATAACGTAGTAAATAATCCAACTGGCCTCACAATTTTACTAGGCACAGTTGCACTGTTTAATAGAGATGATGAGAGTAAGGAAGGACTGAATTTGCATAAAATCAGAAACGGTACGAGCTATTGGCAAATGCTTGCTAGTAAAGGGCCAGACCTTAGACAACGAGATTTATATGTTGTCTATGACGAAGCCCACGGAACAACCAATGCCCAATTTAATTTGCTTACCGAGCTTAGTCCAAGAGCATTTATTTTAGCATCGGCTTCACCGCTAAATGCTGATCTGCAAAGCTTATTACCCGGCGATACGATAGAAGAAAAAGAGGCCGCTCTAGAACTGCAAACAGTTAAAGTAGATACCAAAGAAGTAGTCAAAGAAGGTCTACTAAAGACTCGACTTTACTTGGTAGATTGTAATACGACCAGGAGTTATGCCGTTCGTGAGTCTAATGATAAATGGATTGAGCTTAGAAAGAAACTTAACAAAGCGGCTCCAAATGAGTCGCCGGTTTGGTGTGGTGTAGTAAACAGTACACTATCAGGATTAGAAGTTTGGGAAACATTAACGCAGGAGTTACATGTTGATCCAACTCGAATCGCAGTACATCTATCCGGTATCGACAAAAATTTGGCTGAGGCAAACCCGAATGTGAATTGGAATTTGCTTATTGATACACATAAACAAAAGAAATCGCCGGAAAATCTTCGGGCAGAAGGATATACACACATTATTTGGAACCTCTCTTTGAGAGAAGGTTGGGATGAACCTTGGGCATATGTAGCTTACCTGGATGGAGTGGGTAAATCAACAACCGATATTTCCCAAAAAATTGGACGGTTCCTTCGTCAGCCTAATGCAACTCCTTTTCAGGATGGTGATTTAAATTCTGCATACTTCTATTTCAATGTGCCGGATGAAGATTTCGCCTCTCTAATTGAGGATACGCAAAGCGAACTTGAGCAAGAAGGATATGAAGTCATCACCGTTAGCAGCAGTTCGACAAGACCTAAATCTTCAAGAGAAGTTCCAGTAAAAAAAACAGTAACAATTCCAATAGTTGCAGAATCATTTGGAGAAGATATAGACAGACTTGATCGCATCCTCACAAATGCTGTTCCTCATTTTCATGACGAAGCTTTAAAAGCACCGGGAAAAATTCAAACAAGGGTAATTGATATGAAGCGGAACAGGGAGGACGGGAAGCTGCAAAAAGTTGAACACCGACCTGAAAATGCTGACATTAAAGTTTGGAGATATTTACAGGATAGACTTTCAGCTATAGATAACCGAGTTGCACAAAAGAATAATTGGGCATTTTCCCCTTTTGTTAAGGATAATCCTAAGTTGAAACAAAAGTTGCAATTCGGCTCTGAGGCAATGATTCAATTAAGTGAAAGGTTGACAACAATACAACAGAAATTAAATGATGAGTTTAGGTTAGAGTACGAGGCTGACGAAGAATACGAAGTGCCATCATTCACGCTTGTTTCGCCGGATTTTAAAACGGATGACGCAGTAAAAAGAGAACGCTATAAAGTTCGCAAGTATAAAAACGCACTACATGCGGAATACAATGGCCTTAATACTTTTGAGGTCTTAGTTGCAGAAGCACTTGATAAGTTGGGGCTTAACTGGTGCCGCAATCCGTCACGAACAGGATACGGAATACCAATTCCCGAAATAGGTGCAGGAACAAGTACATTCTACCCTGACTTTTTGCTTTGGGCTAAAAAATGCCTTTGGGCAATTGATCCCAAAGGAGGTCATATA